A genome region from Opitutaceae bacterium includes the following:
- a CDS encoding response regulator — MRHLTSQGLVGAFDLDFIKRSHWFSTGWRSLFAQPEMDPARPNDPLWPLLDVLPAEHATAGASWLSDYRAGESPLVEAITLKRQDGVAIPVLLGLTRHFSRRQDLQRVVGFAIPLAADATSMRIGRTLPPVHLIGPALDALTEALIVADASGNVSYLNARAESLTSRTARGGGMLTLDQALPLVRRSDLQPAQDAIATMLASPDPEAVCLDHALGPCPDRTEPLPVVWNARRIWDARGRIAGVVVVIHDPRETSLKRDEVIRTNRMETLGRLAHGIASDYNNLLTTILGAISQARENRDLSHLASAEKACLEASGLSRQLMMLARPDPAPGRTACAIADVAHDAVRLASSGCTARIILDFPDNLPQVQGERSELLQALQNLVLNAIEALPEDPANGLVRLRGKPAHLENNDVPPLPAGDYVQIEVQDNGSGIAPETLEHIFEPFFSSRPHHTGLGLATVQSIVRRHGGQVTASSLPNEGATFTLFLPANPSSAEAPPNPRPALRFGTGRVLFMDDDPAISALSASMLTSLDYTYDLARNGEEALALYRRYLNVGRPYDAVILDVNIIGGMGGEDCFAELQRMHPDVRAIIASGYDDPNLRERFEAMGFAAYLTKPYRLGDLGRAIQHALGSPENRFSPG, encoded by the coding sequence ATGCGGCATCTCACGTCCCAGGGACTGGTCGGCGCATTCGATCTCGATTTCATCAAGCGGAGCCACTGGTTTTCAACCGGCTGGCGGTCGCTTTTCGCGCAGCCGGAAATGGACCCGGCCCGCCCGAACGACCCCCTCTGGCCGCTCCTCGATGTCCTTCCGGCCGAACACGCGACGGCAGGGGCGTCATGGCTTTCGGATTACCGCGCGGGGGAAAGCCCCCTGGTCGAGGCAATCACGTTGAAGCGACAGGATGGCGTGGCGATTCCCGTCCTTCTCGGGCTCACCCGCCATTTTTCCCGCAGGCAGGATCTGCAGCGAGTCGTCGGCTTCGCCATTCCCCTCGCGGCCGACGCAACATCCATGCGCATCGGCCGCACCCTGCCACCCGTGCACCTGATCGGGCCCGCACTCGATGCGCTGACCGAGGCGCTGATAGTCGCCGATGCCTCGGGGAATGTCTCCTACCTCAACGCCCGTGCCGAAAGTCTCACGAGCCGCACGGCCCGGGGTGGAGGTATGCTGACTCTCGATCAGGCTCTGCCCTTGGTGCGGCGAAGCGACCTTCAGCCGGCGCAGGATGCGATCGCGACCATGCTCGCTTCGCCGGACCCGGAGGCAGTTTGTTTGGATCACGCCCTGGGACCCTGTCCCGATCGCACTGAACCGCTCCCGGTGGTGTGGAACGCGCGAAGGATCTGGGATGCCAGGGGACGCATCGCGGGAGTCGTTGTCGTCATTCACGATCCCCGGGAAACCTCCCTGAAGCGGGATGAGGTCATTCGCACGAATCGCATGGAGACGCTGGGGCGCCTGGCCCACGGGATTGCGTCCGACTACAACAACCTGCTCACCACGATCCTGGGCGCAATTTCCCAGGCCAGGGAGAACCGCGATCTTTCGCACCTGGCCAGCGCGGAGAAGGCCTGCCTCGAGGCTTCCGGCCTTTCCCGTCAGTTGATGATGCTCGCCAGGCCTGATCCGGCTCCGGGGCGAACGGCCTGCGCCATCGCCGATGTCGCCCACGACGCGGTCCGGCTTGCATCGAGTGGATGCACGGCGCGAATCATCCTCGATTTCCCGGACAACCTCCCTCAGGTGCAGGGCGAACGCTCCGAACTGCTTCAGGCCCTGCAGAACCTTGTTCTCAACGCCATCGAGGCGCTGCCGGAGGATCCGGCGAACGGGCTCGTCCGCCTGCGCGGCAAACCCGCTCATCTTGAGAACAACGACGTGCCGCCGCTTCCCGCCGGCGACTACGTTCAGATCGAGGTTCAGGACAATGGCTCCGGGATCGCACCGGAAACTCTCGAACACATCTTCGAGCCGTTCTTCAGCAGCCGCCCGCACCACACCGGCCTCGGCCTCGCCACGGTGCAGTCCATCGTTCGCCGCCACGGCGGGCAGGTCACGGCCAGTTCGCTTCCCAATGAAGGCGCGACCTTCACCCTGTTTCTCCCGGCGAATCCTTCCTCGGCCGAAGCTCCACCGAATCCCCGGCCGGCGCTCCGGTTTGGAACCGGACGCGTGCTCTTCATGGATGACGATCCCGCGATCAGCGCGCTCTCCGCAAGCATGCTGACCAGTCTCGACTACACCTACGATCTTGCCAGAAACGGCGAGGAGGCCCTCGCACTCTACCGACGCTACCTCAACGTAGGCCGTCCGTACGATGCCGTGATCCTGGACGTCAACATCATCGGCGGCATGGGTGGCGAGGACTGTTTTGCGGAGCTCCAGCGCATGCATCCGGATGTTCGCGCCATCATCGCCTCCGGCTATGATGATCCAAACCTCCGTGAGCGGTTCGAGGCCATGGGCTTTGCGGCCTACCTGACCAAACCCTATCGTCTCGGCGATCTCGGCCGTGCAATCCAGCACGCGCTCGGCTCGCCTGAAAACCGATTCAGTCCCGGCTAG
- a CDS encoding tRNA threonylcarbamoyladenosine dehydratase → MDSAYMDRFGGVARLLGVRALQRLQQSHVAVVGIGGVGSWAVEALARSGIGRLTLIDLDDVCITNTNRQLPALEETVGRPKVDVLAERVRRINPACEVLAIGEFFTSSSAQRLLAGSFNCVIDAIDHLENKCLLIAMARARGLPVVTIGGAGGRKDARLIQRGDLGDAFGDELLRQVRRRLRREHGYAPGEKTGRQSFGIRCVWSSEQRVYPNPDGTCGLEPRRGDSLRMDCSGGFGAGVWVTGSFGFVAAQEAIEQVLVSAGA, encoded by the coding sequence ATGGATTCCGCCTATATGGACCGGTTTGGGGGAGTGGCGCGCCTGCTGGGCGTGCGCGCATTGCAGCGGCTGCAGCAGTCGCATGTCGCCGTGGTCGGGATCGGCGGAGTGGGCTCGTGGGCTGTTGAGGCGCTTGCAAGAAGCGGCATCGGCAGGTTGACGCTCATCGATCTCGATGACGTCTGCATCACGAACACGAATCGCCAGTTGCCCGCCCTTGAAGAGACCGTTGGCCGGCCGAAGGTGGACGTGCTGGCCGAACGCGTGCGTCGGATCAACCCCGCCTGCGAGGTTCTCGCCATCGGCGAGTTTTTCACGTCATCCAGTGCGCAGAGACTGCTCGCCGGCAGTTTCAACTGTGTCATCGATGCGATTGATCACCTTGAGAACAAGTGCCTGCTCATCGCCATGGCCCGGGCGCGCGGGCTGCCGGTAGTCACAATCGGGGGCGCCGGAGGCAGGAAGGATGCGCGACTGATCCAGCGGGGTGACCTGGGGGATGCATTCGGCGACGAACTCCTGCGGCAGGTGCGCAGGCGGCTGCGCCGGGAACATGGGTATGCGCCGGGAGAGAAGACCGGGAGGCAGAGTTTTGGAATCCGCTGCGTCTGGTCGAGCGAGCAGCGCGTCTACCCGAATCCGGATGGCACCTGCGGACTCGAGCCCCGGCGGGGAGACAGCCTGCGCATGGATTGTTCAGGGGGCTTCGGCGCGGGAGTCTGGGTGACAGGCAGCTTTGGGTTCGTCGCCGCGCAGGAGGCAATTGAGCAGGTGCTGGTGTCCGCCGGCGCTTGA
- a CDS encoding AAA family ATPase, protein MKRLPIRVAIFGPESTGKSRLAEDLARHFGEPWSAEYVREFWDHHGGSVMAADLEEIARGQIASEEEAAARASRVVFCDTELLTNVLWADLLFPGACAAWVREASELRCRSYAIYLLCLTDMPFEPDPQRSFPDEKDRAACMRLWRRTLEDRGLRYVEISGEGAARLRHAVAAVASLLEEQ, encoded by the coding sequence ATGAAGCGCCTCCCGATTCGCGTGGCGATCTTTGGTCCTGAGTCCACCGGGAAATCCAGGCTTGCAGAGGATCTTGCCCGGCATTTTGGCGAACCCTGGTCGGCGGAGTACGTGCGCGAGTTCTGGGACCATCATGGCGGGAGCGTGATGGCGGCGGATCTTGAGGAAATCGCCCGCGGACAGATTGCGAGCGAGGAGGAAGCCGCTGCACGGGCTTCGCGCGTGGTGTTTTGTGACACTGAGCTTCTCACGAACGTGCTCTGGGCCGACCTTCTCTTCCCTGGCGCCTGCGCGGCGTGGGTGCGCGAGGCTTCCGAGCTTCGGTGTCGCAGCTATGCGATCTACCTGCTGTGCCTGACCGACATGCCGTTTGAGCCGGATCCCCAGCGTTCGTTTCCAGATGAAAAGGATCGCGCCGCCTGCATGCGGCTGTGGCGTCGGACGCTGGAGGATCGCGGGCTGCGCTACGTGGAGATATCGGGTGAAGGCGCGGCGCGGCTGAGGCATGCGGTGGCTGCGGTGGCCTCCCTTCTGGAGGAGCAGTGA
- a CDS encoding nicotinamide mononucleotide transporter: MNGWTFSAWEALGAILGVVGVVLMIRQQLLAWPVGLLQVAVYCWVFHAARLYSDAILQIIFFILLLYGWWQWWKGIRDGRVRHELPVTSLTTTGRVGCLVLGVAASLAWGEFMRRHTDAALPHWDAFILVFSMIAQWMQARKKIENWSVWIAVNAVAIGVYSAKHLHFTAVLYGVFLGLAIAGHVAWGRHARAQKS; the protein is encoded by the coding sequence ATGAACGGATGGACATTCTCCGCGTGGGAGGCCTTGGGTGCCATCCTGGGGGTCGTCGGCGTAGTCCTGATGATCAGGCAGCAGTTGCTGGCATGGCCGGTGGGACTGCTGCAGGTGGCCGTCTATTGCTGGGTGTTTCATGCCGCGAGACTGTATTCGGATGCCATACTCCAGATCATATTCTTCATCCTGCTCCTCTACGGATGGTGGCAGTGGTGGAAGGGGATTCGCGACGGAAGGGTCCGGCATGAGCTGCCGGTCACATCACTCACCACGACGGGCAGGGTTGGCTGCCTGGTTCTGGGGGTTGCGGCATCCCTGGCGTGGGGCGAATTCATGCGACGTCACACCGACGCGGCGCTGCCGCATTGGGACGCGTTCATTCTGGTGTTCAGCATGATTGCCCAGTGGATGCAGGCGCGGAAGAAGATCGAGAACTGGTCAGTCTGGATTGCGGTCAATGCCGTGGCGATCGGGGTCTATTCCGCGAAGCATCTCCATTTCACGGCTGTCCTGTATGGTGTTTTTCTTGGACTTGCGATCGCGGGCCATGTGGCGTGGGGAAGGCACGCTCGTGCGCAGAAATCATGA
- a CDS encoding Hsp33 family molecular chaperone HslO, giving the protein MPESNPVNAADPGLEVRTHFVRKRNVLLARADFSQLYVDYYLHLSDQSIRVDPVHDRMFKRALAGFVLHAASRPWNETIAWTINFQSPLVNLFITGDNHDGSVTGRVFDENVKELPEPVFYCDVVRDGEPPRRSAVGFSGADPLVAAERFYEKSEQRRGRFFQVNEEEFCLVVEHPDCDVEWLDALTTEQVRDLTASETLSLLERRIFRWHCGCNQSRMMEVLDSAFRSDPEALFAGGEVLEMHCPRCGARHKITRESMEAHVAGTTE; this is encoded by the coding sequence ATGCCTGAATCGAATCCAGTCAATGCCGCGGATCCCGGATTGGAGGTGCGCACCCATTTCGTGCGCAAGCGCAACGTGCTGCTGGCGCGCGCGGATTTCAGCCAGTTGTACGTCGACTACTACCTTCACCTTTCGGATCAGTCGATCCGGGTGGATCCAGTGCATGACCGCATGTTCAAGCGTGCGCTGGCGGGTTTTGTGCTTCATGCCGCCTCGCGGCCATGGAACGAAACCATTGCGTGGACGATCAATTTTCAGAGTCCGCTGGTGAATCTTTTCATCACGGGCGACAACCACGATGGCAGTGTCACGGGCCGTGTCTTCGATGAAAACGTGAAGGAGCTGCCCGAGCCGGTTTTTTACTGCGATGTCGTGCGTGACGGAGAGCCGCCGCGTCGAAGCGCCGTCGGCTTTTCCGGCGCCGACCCCCTGGTTGCGGCGGAGCGCTTTTATGAGAAAAGCGAGCAGCGCCGCGGCCGTTTTTTTCAGGTCAATGAGGAGGAATTCTGCCTTGTCGTGGAGCATCCCGATTGTGATGTCGAATGGCTTGACGCCCTCACGACGGAGCAGGTCAGGGATCTGACTGCATCGGAGACGCTCTCGCTGCTCGAGCGACGGATCTTCCGCTGGCACTGCGGCTGCAATCAGTCCCGGATGATGGAAGTCCTGGATTCCGCGTTCCGGAGCGACCCCGAGGCGTTGTTTGCCGGAGGCGAGGTGCTTGAAATGCATTGTCCGCGCTGTGGCGCCCGGCACAAGATCACGCGGGAATCAATGGAGGCGCATGTCGCCGGAACAACGGAATGA
- a CDS encoding mechanosensitive ion channel, producing MTRPSIFPVHLQVLGVAVALVICSAAKAQMRDEDRIAELKEQVQAMDGVVQAAKNASEKTKLEVKLQRLREELKILEDRLSIETRQKALGKKTYTSPLGALREELRGVDLTAEDAEKKVSDLITRRKAVSEARDALSAQLAAMKSRAEPDPAREADISEQIYTRGEELRALALQREAAEFGVDLARQADQLRERIKTIERSAKPTLRALYESYNYLTEARKSGDRLSPLFSNLGQNLQLSESALALGQQKLAKFDEEVALLDKQTGFFSSNPKVERLLAAQKNQKKAIAERLTFVTAQVEALKDSKDLLERQRTLDSLNLAVAEDQFKADTGAYLARLRWPVLTLVGFVGFYLVVSLLALPFVYKNESLFLARRLTRYVMVVIAVGTIASFLFDDLSMVAATMGIVSAALVISLQDACASAFGWVVIMIGSKFGIGDRLQVDDCCGDVIDIQLLRTTLLEVNGWMGCDEPTGRVVLVPNNFIFRTKIFNYSHGHPYVWGRLNVTVSFDSAPKAGALFQRVLAEETAAEFAAARTASQRMRRRYGVADAAYEPRVTSAITGNDVIFALFYVAHFRNASTLRDRIELRLIEELAKVPAIQLAVTSIQVSHVNPPPAPT from the coding sequence GTGACCCGCCCCAGCATTTTTCCGGTCCATCTCCAGGTTCTCGGTGTTGCCGTTGCGTTGGTGATTTGTTCGGCAGCCAAGGCCCAGATGCGCGATGAGGATCGCATTGCCGAATTGAAGGAGCAGGTTCAGGCGATGGATGGCGTGGTCCAGGCCGCGAAGAACGCATCCGAGAAGACGAAGCTTGAGGTCAAGCTGCAGCGCCTTCGCGAGGAACTGAAGATCCTTGAGGACCGTCTTTCGATCGAGACCCGCCAGAAGGCCCTTGGGAAGAAGACCTACACAAGTCCGCTGGGTGCGTTGCGGGAGGAGCTGAGGGGAGTCGATCTGACAGCCGAGGATGCCGAAAAGAAGGTGAGCGACCTGATCACCCGCCGGAAGGCTGTCAGCGAGGCACGGGATGCGCTTTCAGCCCAACTGGCCGCCATGAAGTCGCGCGCCGAGCCGGATCCCGCGCGCGAAGCTGACATTTCCGAGCAGATTTATACGCGCGGCGAGGAACTGCGGGCGCTTGCGCTGCAGCGTGAGGCCGCCGAATTCGGAGTGGATCTTGCACGGCAGGCGGACCAGCTGCGCGAACGCATCAAGACGATCGAACGGAGCGCGAAGCCCACTCTGCGCGCGCTGTACGAAAGCTACAACTATCTGACGGAGGCGCGAAAGTCCGGCGACCGGCTTTCGCCGCTCTTTTCCAATCTGGGCCAGAATCTGCAGCTCAGCGAAAGCGCGCTGGCGCTTGGGCAGCAGAAGCTCGCCAAGTTTGACGAGGAGGTTGCCCTGCTGGACAAGCAGACCGGCTTTTTCTCAAGCAATCCAAAGGTTGAGCGGCTGCTTGCCGCCCAGAAGAACCAGAAGAAGGCGATTGCCGAGCGACTGACTTTTGTCACCGCCCAGGTCGAGGCGCTCAAGGACTCCAAGGATCTGCTTGAGAGGCAGCGCACGCTCGACTCCCTGAATCTCGCGGTCGCGGAGGACCAGTTCAAAGCCGATACCGGGGCCTACCTTGCGCGGCTGCGCTGGCCGGTGCTCACGCTGGTGGGATTCGTGGGATTCTATCTGGTGGTGTCGCTGCTGGCCCTGCCGTTCGTCTACAAGAATGAGAGCCTGTTCCTTGCGCGCCGACTGACGCGATATGTCATGGTCGTCATAGCGGTGGGGACTATCGCCAGCTTTCTTTTCGATGATCTGTCCATGGTTGCGGCGACAATGGGGATCGTGAGTGCGGCGCTGGTGATTTCGCTTCAGGATGCGTGCGCGTCGGCCTTCGGCTGGGTGGTCATCATGATTGGATCGAAGTTTGGAATCGGCGACCGGCTTCAGGTGGATGACTGCTGCGGCGACGTGATCGACATCCAGCTCCTTCGGACGACCCTGCTCGAGGTGAATGGCTGGATGGGATGCGACGAACCGACCGGGCGGGTGGTGCTGGTTCCGAACAATTTCATCTTCAGGACGAAGATTTTCAATTACAGCCATGGGCATCCCTACGTCTGGGGAAGGCTCAATGTCACAGTCTCCTTTGACAGCGCGCCAAAGGCCGGAGCCCTGTTTCAACGCGTGCTTGCCGAGGAGACTGCCGCGGAATTCGCCGCGGCGCGCACGGCGTCGCAGCGTATGCGCCGGCGCTATGGCGTTGCTGATGCGGCCTACGAGCCCCGCGTGACCTCGGCCATCACCGGCAACGATGTGATATTTGCGCTCTTTTACGTGGCGCATTTCCGCAACGCATCGACTCTGCGCGACCGCATAGAACTCCGTCTTATCGAGGAACTCGCCAAGGTGCCCGCGATTCAGCTCGCCGTGACCAGCATCCAGGTGTCGCACGTGAATCCACCGCCGGCGCCGACCTGA
- a CDS encoding polyprenyl synthetase family protein, protein MDFTTKFSVMASRVETGIDLHVPRASARPVRLHEAMRYSLESGGKRLRPILVLAAAELCDPSGRWDPVPAAVAAECVHTYSLIHDDLPCMDNDDLRRGRPTAHRAYDEATALLSGDALLTHSFFLLASSYGNDPKLALTLVKTLAEAAGSERLIGGQIEDLMAENQDRIDGDALQFIHLNKTAAMFEAALVMGASLGGATPSRIERIREAGRHLGLAFQIVDDVLDATSDTATIGKTAGKDARAGKATYVRLYGLERAKALAGEASAAAEDAWRGVEGDTEFLIALTRFLTNRRK, encoded by the coding sequence ATGGACTTCACAACCAAATTCAGCGTTATGGCATCGCGGGTGGAAACGGGTATTGATCTGCACGTTCCGCGTGCATCGGCGCGGCCCGTTCGCCTGCACGAGGCCATGCGGTACAGCCTTGAATCCGGAGGCAAGCGCTTGAGGCCCATTCTGGTTCTCGCCGCCGCCGAACTATGCGATCCATCCGGTCGCTGGGATCCGGTGCCGGCGGCGGTGGCGGCCGAATGTGTGCACACCTATTCCCTTATCCACGACGATCTTCCGTGCATGGATAATGACGATCTGCGCCGCGGACGACCCACGGCTCACCGTGCCTACGACGAGGCGACCGCACTCCTCTCCGGAGATGCGTTGCTGACGCATTCATTTTTTCTGCTCGCTTCTTCGTACGGCAATGATCCCAAGCTTGCGCTGACCTTGGTCAAAACGCTGGCGGAGGCGGCTGGCAGCGAACGGCTGATTGGCGGCCAGATCGAGGACTTGATGGCTGAAAATCAGGACCGCATCGACGGCGATGCGCTGCAGTTCATTCATCTCAACAAGACCGCTGCAATGTTCGAGGCTGCGCTCGTGATGGGTGCGAGCCTTGGGGGAGCGACACCCTCCCGGATCGAGCGGATTCGCGAGGCCGGCAGACACCTGGGACTGGCTTTCCAGATTGTTGACGATGTCCTGGACGCCACATCCGATACGGCCACGATTGGAAAGACTGCCGGAAAGGATGCCCGGGCGGGCAAGGCGACCTATGTCCGACTCTATGGGCTGGAACGGGCGAAGGCGCTGGCGGGGGAGGCTTCCGCCGCCGCAGAGGATGCGTGGCGGGGGGTTGAAGGCGATACGGAGTTTCTCATCGCATTGACGCGATTTCTGACCAATCGAAGGAAATGA
- a CDS encoding DUF4013 domain-containing protein, with amino-acid sequence MPTLELVCKRLFSDKSWFAKCLLGAILMLIPIAHFFAFGYLYEMIANARRGESFSWPAWDNWRRLFSQGVAAFIIFAVLTILPILLCWILTWPLRWMAYGVIIYVPIIPAIMLAGPLTAAGIYRYQKREDYRDAFRIYVLGAMLRSSRARFIIPTLALIGFLAAGYPLMTFTVFAGLAGSFTYYAAYYRFVEESRKSQPRSM; translated from the coding sequence ATGCCGACGCTAGAACTCGTTTGCAAACGCCTTTTCAGCGACAAGTCATGGTTCGCCAAATGCCTGCTTGGGGCGATCCTGATGCTAATACCCATAGCGCACTTCTTTGCATTCGGATATCTTTATGAGATGATCGCAAACGCACGCCGGGGCGAATCGTTTTCATGGCCCGCCTGGGACAACTGGCGGCGGTTGTTCTCCCAAGGCGTCGCCGCTTTCATCATATTTGCAGTACTGACAATCCTGCCGATTCTCCTCTGCTGGATCCTGACATGGCCACTGCGCTGGATGGCCTACGGTGTGATCATCTATGTGCCGATAATTCCGGCCATCATGCTCGCCGGCCCACTCACCGCCGCCGGAATCTACCGGTACCAGAAAAGGGAGGACTATCGCGATGCCTTCCGAATTTATGTGCTGGGCGCCATGCTTCGCTCGAGTCGTGCGCGATTCATCATACCGACACTGGCGTTGATCGGATTTCTGGCCGCCGGCTATCCCTTGATGACGTTCACCGTCTTCGCTGGGCTGGCTGGAAGCTTCACCTACTACGCCGCCTATTACCGCTTCGTGGAAGAATCTCGCAAATCTCAGCCCCGTTCAATGTGA
- a CDS encoding AAA family ATPase produces MATPESRANPAVPAAADNSATRPAAEVRNPFTAPPLPLQTAPTNTVTKRLFVAATRMNDGKTTTCLGLYAAMQGIYPRVGFIKPIGQRFVTVKGHQIDEDSVLLDTIYDVHVPIESMSPVAVDGTFTRRFLKDPEPMLAELQDRICRAFDRVSWEKDFTLIEGTGHAGVGSVFDLSNARVAKMLRARALMITPGGIGRPIDEIAINKALFDREGVEVVGVILNKVETEKIPLVAEYAGKGLARFGVPLLGIIPKQNLLTSPNLTQVAEEIGGQWLNAPASRSVNRIKNVIIGAGTAKGIIDNMEPGTLVITPGDREDIILAALLSGRIAGRRAIAGLVLTNDIAPHSTLLDLLRQTEIPVILANEECFTITSKIQGMTVKTLPEDTDKFPVIKQMVLDHVDLERLLASV; encoded by the coding sequence ATGGCAACTCCTGAATCACGCGCGAATCCCGCGGTGCCCGCAGCGGCGGACAATTCGGCGACCCGCCCGGCGGCCGAAGTGCGGAATCCCTTCACGGCTCCGCCGCTGCCATTGCAGACGGCGCCGACCAACACGGTGACAAAACGACTGTTTGTCGCAGCCACCCGGATGAATGACGGCAAGACAACAACCTGCCTGGGTCTCTATGCGGCGATGCAGGGCATCTATCCCCGCGTGGGATTCATCAAGCCGATCGGCCAGAGGTTCGTCACGGTCAAAGGGCATCAGATCGATGAGGACTCCGTGCTTCTCGACACGATCTACGACGTGCACGTGCCGATCGAGAGCATGAGCCCCGTCGCCGTCGACGGCACGTTTACGCGGAGGTTTCTGAAGGATCCGGAACCAATGCTGGCCGAACTTCAGGACCGGATCTGCCGGGCCTTCGACCGGGTGTCGTGGGAAAAGGACTTCACGCTGATCGAGGGTACCGGACACGCCGGGGTGGGCAGCGTGTTTGATCTTTCGAACGCCCGCGTGGCAAAGATGCTTCGAGCCAGGGCGCTGATGATCACTCCTGGCGGAATCGGACGGCCGATCGACGAAATTGCCATCAACAAGGCGCTTTTCGATCGCGAAGGCGTGGAGGTTGTCGGCGTGATACTCAACAAGGTGGAGACGGAGAAAATTCCGCTCGTCGCCGAGTATGCGGGCAAGGGACTGGCGCGTTTTGGAGTGCCGCTGCTCGGCATCATTCCGAAGCAGAATCTGCTCACCTCCCCGAACCTCACCCAGGTGGCCGAGGAGATCGGTGGACAATGGCTCAATGCGCCGGCGTCAAGGTCGGTGAATCGGATCAAGAACGTGATCATTGGCGCAGGCACCGCCAAGGGAATCATCGACAACATGGAGCCGGGCACGCTGGTGATCACCCCCGGCGACAGGGAGGACATCATCCTTGCCGCTCTGCTGAGCGGAAGGATCGCGGGACGGCGTGCAATCGCGGGACTCGTTCTCACGAATGACATCGCGCCGCATTCGACGCTCCTGGATCTTCTCAGGCAGACCGAGATTCCGGTGATTCTGGCGAATGAGGAATGCTTCACCATCACCTCGAAGATTCAGGGAATGACCGTCAAGACGCTGCCGGAAGACACCGACAAGTTTCCCGTGATCAAGCAAATGGTGCTCGATCACGTGGACCTTGAACGCCTGCTTGCCAGCGTCTGA
- a CDS encoding phosphate acetyltransferase, with amino-acid sequence MPLLPTLIDRLQRHPKRVVFTEGNDPRVLQAARQWVTRRMGAPVLLGGRTAIKESAARLDLNLQGMRIIDPERSEDLGSFAAQFENLRRAKGMTLEVAKRLMLDTSYFGTMMLVAGQVDALVSGATVSASSALRPMFQIIPRLEHVQTASSLMILDFEEKQVGSDGTLFLADCGVIPEPTAEQLADIAISTAVIARHLTNDLPRVAMLSWASHGTSQQASVVKMREATELARRKAAAAALAMEIDGELQADAALESTAAAMKGVTGPVAGRANVLIFPDLNSGNIAFKLVQSLAGGNAFGQIITGLSRPAAEISRGASAHDVFGAAAIVGCQAIDRRLLHGNS; translated from the coding sequence ATGCCGCTACTTCCCACGTTGATCGACCGACTCCAGCGCCATCCCAAGCGGGTGGTGTTTACGGAGGGCAACGACCCGCGGGTCCTGCAAGCGGCCCGTCAGTGGGTGACCCGGCGGATGGGTGCGCCAGTTCTTCTTGGAGGGAGAACGGCGATCAAGGAGTCTGCCGCGCGCCTTGATCTGAACCTTCAGGGCATGCGCATTATTGACCCCGAAAGGAGCGAGGATCTCGGTTCCTTTGCCGCTCAGTTCGAAAACCTGCGCCGTGCGAAGGGCATGACGCTTGAGGTGGCGAAGCGACTGATGCTCGACACCAGCTATTTCGGCACGATGATGCTCGTGGCCGGGCAGGTGGACGCCCTCGTTTCAGGCGCCACGGTCAGCGCATCCAGCGCGCTGCGCCCGATGTTTCAGATCATTCCGAGGCTCGAGCATGTGCAGACGGCGTCCTCGCTCATGATACTCGATTTCGAGGAAAAACAGGTGGGCAGCGATGGCACCTTGTTCCTTGCGGACTGCGGGGTAATTCCGGAGCCGACCGCCGAGCAACTGGCGGACATAGCCATTTCGACGGCGGTGATTGCGCGTCATCTCACCAATGATCTTCCGCGTGTCGCCATGCTGAGCTGGGCGTCCCACGGCACTTCGCAGCAGGCTTCAGTCGTGAAGATGCGTGAGGCGACTGAACTGGCCAGACGCAAGGCGGCGGCCGCGGCGCTTGCGATGGAGATCGACGGGGAATTGCAGGCTGACGCCGCGCTTGAAAGCACAGCGGCCGCCATGAAGGGCGTCACCGGACCCGTTGCCGGACGCGCCAATGTCCTCATTTTTCCCGATCTGAACTCCGGCAACATTGCATTCAAGCTTGTCCAGAGCCTGGCTGGCGGAAATGCATTCGGTCAGATCATCACGGGCCTGAGCCGGCCGGCCGCGGAAATCAGCCGCGGGGCCAGCGCCCATGATGTTTTCGGTGCGGCTGCGATTGTCGGCTGTCAGGCCATTGACCGGCGCCTACTCCATGGCAACTCCTGA